A stretch of the Patescibacteria group bacterium genome encodes the following:
- a CDS encoding AtpZ/AtpI family protein, translating into MQTLELRKKKMEDEKKIEQKVNVPWWQPGITIFVQLSGWIVAPIIIGVFLGRWLDQRFNTKPWLFLATVIVAFTISMFGMVKEATGAIKQMEKFNNKEINKKDDRK; encoded by the coding sequence ATGCAGACTTTAGAATTAAGAAAAAAGAAGATGGAAGATGAAAAGAAAATAGAGCAAAAAGTAAATGTACCCTGGTGGCAGCCAGGAATTACTATCTTTGTTCAGTTAAGCGGCTGGATTGTAGCGCCGATTATAATCGGGGTATTTTTAGGCAGATGGCTGGATCAGAGATTCAATACCAAGCCCTGGTTATTTTTAGCCACGGTGATTGTGGCTTTTACGATTTCCATGTTTGGCATGGTTAAAGAAGCGACAGGGGCGATTAAGCAAATGGAAAAATTCAATAATAAAGAAATAAATAAAAAAGATGACCGAAAATAG
- a CDS encoding ATP synthase F0 subunit C, whose protein sequence is MDLTLIAKALAISIGSIAPALAIGKIGAKAMESIGRNPESASKILVPMLLAAAFAEAVAIYALVIAFSIS, encoded by the coding sequence ATGGATTTAACATTAATAGCAAAGGCTCTAGCCATTAGCATTGGTTCAATCGCGCCAGCTTTGGCAATCGGCAAAATTGGCGCCAAAGCCATGGAATCAATTGGTAGAAATCCTGAATCAGCGAGCAAAATTTTAGTGCCAATGCTTTTAGCTGCTGCTTTTGCTGAAGCCGTAGCTATTTACGCGTTAGTAATCGCATTTAGTATTTCCTAA
- a CDS encoding CvpA family protein → MTIFDVVLLILLGGFVMFGLWFGLIHTLGAIIGTFAGAFFAGLWFEPLGSWLESIFGHPNLMRIFAFIFIFIILNRLIGFAFYVLNKIFNFLTIIPFLKTINRLFGGILGFFEGVLVIGLSLFIIARFPLSDWFTSVLEASTVAPWFITTSKILQLMLPELLRQIHSVI, encoded by the coding sequence ATGACAATATTTGATGTTGTTTTGTTAATACTCTTGGGTGGATTTGTGATGTTTGGCTTATGGTTTGGGTTAATTCATACTCTAGGCGCGATTATCGGCACATTTGCCGGGGCTTTTTTCGCCGGACTGTGGTTTGAACCATTGGGCAGCTGGTTGGAATCAATTTTTGGCCATCCGAATTTGATGCGTATTTTTGCTTTTATTTTCATTTTTATTATTTTAAATCGCTTAATCGGTTTTGCTTTTTATGTGCTGAATAAAATTTTTAATTTTTTGACAATAATCCCTTTTTTAAAAACAATAAATCGCTTGTTCGGCGGTATTTTGGGGTTTTTTGAAGGGGTCTTAGTTATTGGCCTATCTTTATTTATCATAGCTCGATTCCCTTTGTCAGATTGGTTTACTTCTGTTTTGGAAGCTTCCACAGTCGCGCCTTGGTTTATTACAACCTCAAAGATCCTCCAGCTGATGCTGCCAGAATTATTAAGGCAGATTCATTCTGTAATTTAA
- the atpB gene encoding F0F1 ATP synthase subunit A produces the protein MTENSEQGQNIFDFENNAAATSEAQASTGEKPTLFAEPVFNLGGFTVTNSLLNSWLVVMIVVIVSLVLHWKIKKIPKGIQNAMEIIVEGALDLCDSVTGSREKTLKFFPIVFALFVFILLNNWLGLLPGIGSIGFYALEEGHKVFIPFFRGGTADLNTTLALALFSVIGANIVGMIMVGTWTYVNKFINIKAFLEIPKKIIKEPTVVLVNPIKAFVGLVEIIGEIAKVASLSFRLFGNIFAGEVLLASMAALFAFLVPIPFMFLELVVGMIQALIFAILTLVYMTIATTKEEH, from the coding sequence ATGACCGAAAATAGTGAACAAGGACAAAATATATTTGATTTTGAAAATAATGCGGCTGCAACTAGTGAAGCCCAGGCTAGCACTGGAGAAAAGCCGACTTTATTTGCTGAGCCGGTTTTTAATTTAGGCGGATTTACGGTGACTAATTCGCTGTTAAATAGCTGGTTGGTAGTGATGATTGTAGTTATTGTTTCTTTGGTCCTGCATTGGAAAATAAAAAAAATACCAAAAGGAATTCAGAATGCCATGGAAATTATTGTGGAAGGAGCCTTAGATTTATGTGATTCAGTTACTGGCAGCCGAGAAAAAACTTTAAAATTTTTCCCCATTGTTTTCGCGTTATTTGTTTTTATTTTATTGAATAATTGGCTCGGCCTATTGCCTGGTATTGGTTCAATCGGTTTTTACGCGCTGGAAGAAGGCCATAAGGTTTTCATTCCATTTTTTCGCGGCGGCACGGCTGATTTAAATACAACATTGGCCTTGGCGTTATTCTCAGTTATCGGCGCTAATATAGTAGGCATGATCATGGTCGGGACGTGGACTTACGTTAATAAATTTATCAATATTAAAGCATTTTTAGAGATTCCCAAGAAGATAATTAAAGAACCGACCGTAGTTTTGGTTAATCCAATTAAGGCCTTTGTGGGCTTGGTGGAAATAATAGGCGAGATTGCCAAGGTTGCTTCGCTGTCATTTCGTCTTTTTGGTAATATTTTTGCAGGCGAAGTGCTTTTGGCATCCATGGCAGCTTTGTTCGCGTTTTTGGTGCCAATACCTTTTATGTTCTTAGAATTAGTTGTAGGTATGATTCAAGCTTTAATTTTTGCGATTTTGACTCTGGTTTATATGACGATTGCAACTACTAAAGAAGAGCATTGA
- a CDS encoding TatD family hydrolase, with amino-acid sequence MLIDSHAHINFKEYDAELNEVIQRSLDNKTWLINVGSNYESSQKAVEIANKFGLGVWAAVGVHPIHLIKDIEERSEFDGKETVFFTPREKFNYNKYLELAKSSDRVVGLGETGLDFFRLADSKHPLTEVKEMQINIFREFINLAKETDLPLILHCRGEEKDPYGAYNTMLEVLELVLGDWRSDGKRGVVHCFGGTLDQALKFIDLGFYIGFTGIVTFKNAKELQQIASEIALDKILVETDAPFLAPEPYRGQRNEPSYVQYVVQKIADLKQMTFEEVERATFENASNLFKL; translated from the coding sequence ATGCTTATTGATTCGCACGCGCATATAAATTTTAAAGAATACGACGCTGAATTAAATGAGGTAATTCAGCGTTCTTTAGATAATAAAACCTGGCTGATTAATGTTGGTTCTAATTATGAATCTAGCCAAAAAGCAGTAGAAATTGCGAATAAATTTGGCTTGGGGGTTTGGGCTGCTGTTGGTGTGCATCCAATCCACTTAATTAAAGATATAGAAGAAAGATCTGAATTTGATGGCAAAGAAACTGTTTTTTTTACTCCCAGAGAAAAATTTAATTATAATAAATATTTGGAATTAGCCAAATCAAGCGATAGGGTAGTGGGCTTGGGTGAAACTGGTTTGGATTTTTTCCGTTTAGCAGATTCTAAACATCCGCTCACTGAAGTTAAAGAAATGCAGATAAATATTTTTCGCGAATTTATTAATTTAGCCAAAGAAACTGACTTGCCATTAATTTTGCATTGCCGAGGCGAGGAAAAAGATCCTTATGGCGCTTATAATACAATGCTGGAAGTTTTGGAATTGGTACTTGGCGATTGGCGTTCAGACGGGAAAAGGGGAGTTGTTCATTGTTTTGGCGGGACATTAGATCAGGCTTTAAAATTTATTGATTTAGGATTTTATATTGGGTTTACTGGCATTGTGACTTTTAAAAATGCCAAAGAATTACAGCAGATAGCTAGTGAGATTGCCTTAGATAAAATTTTAGTGGAAACAGACGCGCCATTTTTGGCGCCAGAGCCTTATCGCGGACAGAGAAATGAACCTTCTTATGTGCAATATGTTGTGCAGAAAATTGCTGATTTAAAACAAATGACGTTTGAAGAAGTTGAAAGGGCCACCTTTGAGAACGCAAGCAATTTATTTAAACTATAA
- the atpF gene encoding F0F1 ATP synthase subunit B, giving the protein MNSLIQTFHLDLKLIIAQLVNFLIVAVVLWFFALKPLMKIMRERTAKIENGLKDAKNFEEKLAQAERDRLKTLNAAKKESELILEKASQEAENNKRQMISQAKGEIEKLVASGKIQLASEKDKMVGEVKAEIGDLVVAATKKVLSVELNKEIDKKIINEAVKDIGVKP; this is encoded by the coding sequence ATGAATTCATTAATACAAACATTTCATCTGGACTTAAAGCTTATTATTGCCCAATTAGTTAATTTTTTGATAGTGGCCGTGGTTTTGTGGTTTTTTGCGCTCAAACCTTTAATGAAAATAATGAGAGAAAGAACTGCTAAGATTGAAAATGGCCTGAAAGATGCCAAAAATTTTGAAGAAAAACTGGCTCAGGCTGAAAGAGACAGATTGAAAACTTTAAACGCAGCAAAAAAAGAATCGGAATTAATTTTAGAAAAAGCCAGCCAGGAAGCTGAAAACAATAAAAGACAGATGATAAGTCAAGCCAAAGGAGAGATTGAAAAATTAGTGGCCAGCGGGAAAATACAATTAGCCAGTGAAAAAGACAAAATGGTTGGCGAGGTCAAGGCTGAAATAGGTGATTTGGTGGTTGCGGCGACAAAAAAAGTTTTGTCCGTGGAACTAAACAAAGAAATTGATAAGAAAATAATTAATGAGGCGGTAAAAGATATTGGCGTTAAGCCATAA